In one Sphingobium sp. MI1205 genomic region, the following are encoded:
- a CDS encoding universal stress protein, translated as MSSISQIKHVLVVVDGAEHSLTAVDQALAYAGMHEAALTIVVVTENLAFAAAADAMAFAQAITVSEDQRDEHLAAVRERTRNTAIEVEVHSVFEASGLIPGLVKAEGQYADIALIPGVGRWQRDGLRRRISEALLFTGVPTVILPASWNPGPIDHAVLGWNASLESFRAARALLNLAEPDARIDVAIVDDPGVESGEHRGGVQIARLFARHGHSGGVCPISSSGKDTSAVLQNYAVEQKADVLVIGGYGRSRALEFVLGGVTRELIDHQHLPIVFVH; from the coding sequence ATGAGCAGCATTTCACAGATCAAACATGTGCTCGTCGTCGTGGACGGTGCAGAGCATTCCCTGACCGCCGTTGATCAGGCGCTTGCCTATGCCGGTATGCATGAAGCGGCGCTTACGATCGTCGTCGTGACCGAAAATCTCGCATTCGCCGCGGCGGCTGATGCGATGGCTTTCGCGCAGGCCATCACGGTATCCGAGGACCAGCGCGACGAACATCTGGCGGCCGTTCGCGAACGAACCAGGAATACCGCGATCGAAGTAGAGGTTCACTCGGTGTTCGAGGCCAGCGGGCTGATACCCGGTCTCGTGAAGGCTGAAGGCCAGTACGCGGATATCGCGCTGATTCCGGGTGTCGGGCGCTGGCAAAGGGATGGCTTGAGGCGCCGTATCTCCGAGGCGCTTCTGTTTACGGGCGTGCCGACGGTCATTTTGCCGGCCTCCTGGAATCCTGGTCCCATCGATCACGCCGTATTGGGCTGGAACGCATCACTTGAATCGTTCCGCGCCGCGAGGGCGCTTCTCAATCTGGCCGAACCCGATGCCCGTATCGACGTTGCGATTGTCGATGATCCGGGTGTCGAATCCGGGGAGCACCGGGGCGGTGTCCAGATCGCCCGCCTTTTCGCGCGACATGGCCATAGCGGCGGCGTTTGTCCGATCAGCTCATCCGGTAAGGATACGTCGGCTGTCCTTCAGAATTACGCAGTGGAGCAGAAAGCCGATGTGCTCGTGATCGGTGGCTATGGGCGTTCGCGCGCACTCGAGTTCGTGCTTGGCGGCGTGACGCGGGAACTGATCGATCATCAGCACCTGCCGATCGTTTTCGTACACTGA
- a CDS encoding ribose-phosphate diphosphokinase yields the protein MTAMLFSMPGNERLAASIAEHTGWATGTLEVRRFPDQESYVRLRSGVSGSAVAVICTLARPDDQIMRLLFAARLLRESGARSVHLVAPYLAYMRQDRRFKDGEALTSRQFAQLLSSEFDGLVTVDPHLHRYADLGEIYSMETASLAASPLLADWVRANVDAPLIIGPDSESEQWAGAIARLIGAPHAVFAKSRRGDRDVLIAASDLGAWKGRTPILVDDVISSGHTLANAAREIIDQGFPPPICLAVHGLFAAGAEALLREVGCRMVTTESISHASNAITLGALLGDALARQMEGGAGRLRITPE from the coding sequence ATGACGGCGATGCTGTTTTCCATGCCCGGGAACGAACGGCTGGCCGCATCCATCGCGGAACATACCGGGTGGGCGACAGGCACGCTCGAGGTTCGCCGGTTTCCCGATCAGGAGAGCTATGTCCGGCTCCGCTCCGGGGTGTCGGGATCAGCCGTGGCCGTCATATGCACGCTCGCGCGGCCCGACGACCAGATCATGCGGCTGCTCTTTGCTGCAAGGCTGCTGCGCGAGAGCGGGGCGCGGTCGGTCCATCTCGTGGCGCCTTATCTTGCCTATATGCGACAGGATCGGCGGTTCAAGGATGGCGAAGCGCTGACGTCCCGCCAGTTCGCCCAGCTCCTTTCATCCGAGTTCGATGGGCTCGTGACCGTCGATCCGCATCTCCACCGCTACGCGGATCTGGGGGAGATCTATTCGATGGAGACGGCTTCGCTCGCGGCATCTCCGCTTCTGGCGGACTGGGTCCGGGCCAATGTCGATGCACCGCTCATCATAGGACCCGACAGCGAGAGCGAGCAGTGGGCGGGCGCAATCGCCAGGCTTATCGGAGCGCCCCATGCGGTCTTCGCGAAATCGCGGCGCGGTGATCGGGACGTCCTTATCGCGGCCTCGGACCTGGGGGCATGGAAAGGCCGCACGCCGATCCTCGTCGATGACGTGATTTCGTCGGGACACACCCTTGCCAACGCCGCGCGCGAGATCATCGACCAGGGCTTCCCTCCGCCGATCTGCCTGGCTGTTCACGGCCTCTTCGCGGCTGGTGCCGAGGCTTTGCTCAGGGAAGTCGGCTGCCGCATGGTTACGACCGAAAGTATCTCGCATGCCAGTAACGCGATCACTCTTGGCGCACTGCTTGGCGATGCGCTGGCCCGGCAGATGGAAGGGGGCGCCGGTCGGCTACGTATAACACCCGAATGA
- a CDS encoding zinc-dependent alcohol dehydrogenase family protein → MKALVYHGPGEKSLEDRPRPALQAPGDAIVRITKTTICGTDLHILKGDVPTCEPGRILGHEGVGIVEEVGTAVGAFKPGDHVLISCITSCARCEYCRRGMYSHCVEGGWILGNRIDGTQAEFVRIPHADNSLHAIPPGADEDALVMLSDILPTGYECGVLNGKVAPGSSVAIVGAGPIGLATLLTAQFYAPARIIMIDLDDNRLAVARKFGATDTFNSGRDPVVSLVRELTDGKGVDTAIEAVGIPATFALCEELVAPGGVIANVGVHGAKVDLHLEELWSRNITITTRLVDTVSTPMLLKTVEAKRLRPEQLVTHRFVLSDILEAYETFARAADTHALKVVIDT, encoded by the coding sequence ATGAAAGCTCTCGTTTATCATGGCCCCGGCGAGAAGAGTCTCGAGGATCGCCCGAGGCCGGCCTTGCAGGCACCCGGCGATGCGATCGTGCGGATCACGAAGACCACCATTTGCGGCACCGACCTGCACATCCTGAAGGGGGATGTGCCGACGTGCGAGCCGGGCAGGATCCTCGGACATGAGGGTGTCGGGATCGTGGAGGAGGTCGGAACCGCGGTTGGAGCCTTCAAGCCCGGAGATCATGTCCTGATCTCCTGCATCACCTCTTGTGCCCGGTGTGAATATTGCCGGCGCGGCATGTATTCGCATTGCGTCGAGGGCGGCTGGATATTGGGCAACAGGATCGATGGCACGCAAGCCGAATTCGTGCGCATCCCCCATGCCGACAACAGCCTTCACGCGATCCCGCCGGGGGCCGATGAGGATGCCCTCGTCATGCTGAGCGACATTCTTCCGACGGGCTATGAGTGCGGCGTCCTGAACGGGAAGGTTGCACCGGGCAGCAGCGTCGCGATCGTCGGCGCTGGACCGATCGGCCTGGCGACCCTGCTGACTGCGCAATTTTATGCACCGGCCCGGATCATCATGATCGATCTCGACGACAATCGCCTCGCCGTCGCGCGCAAGTTCGGCGCGACGGACACGTTCAACAGCGGACGTGATCCGGTCGTGAGCCTGGTTCGAGAGCTCACCGACGGCAAGGGGGTCGATACGGCTATCGAAGCAGTCGGGATCCCTGCGACATTCGCGTTATGCGAAGAACTGGTCGCGCCCGGCGGGGTAATTGCCAATGTCGGTGTCCACGGCGCCAAGGTCGACCTCCATCTGGAGGAACTCTGGTCGCGCAACATCACCATCACCACCCGGCTCGTCGACACCGTCAGCACGCCGATGCTCCTGAAGACGGTCGAGGCCAAGCGCCTGCGGCCCGAACAGCTCGTCACCCATCGTTTCGTGTTGTCGGACATATTGGAGGCGTATGAGACGTTCGCGCGCGCAGCCGATACTCATGCCTTGAAGGTGGTGATCGACACGTGA
- a CDS encoding thymidine phosphorylase family protein, with protein sequence MIGVSSDIPGDAQQFHPNIGSSEPAEPSFARARRLRLHTHHELVAIMRTDSPVCHAEGLAAHTQVYIRNGSQPIAATLYQVEGDFLAGDEIGLSEAAWVALGVEEGTVVQVGHAPPLESIACVRQRIYGHRLNGAALTSIVGDVVAGRYADVHLAAFLTATATLPFDEDETYHLTRAMVEAGDRLRWPSEIVVDKHCVGGLPGNRTSPIVVAIAAACGLTMPKTSSRAITSPAGTADTMETLTRVDLDLGAMQRVVAVEGGCLAWGGAVCLSPADDIFIGVERALDIDTEGQLIASVLSKKIAAGATHVVLDIPIGPTAKVRSVAAAERLEATLGAVAARFGLVIRCVQTDGTQPVGRAIGPALEARDVLAVLTGDADAPPGLRDRACTLAGVVLELGKVAEEGQGRARAERTLADGSAWDRFQRICQAQGGMRTPPTARLTHPILAAHSGRVTHIDNRRIARLAKLAGAPDSPAAGMLLHVRLGDDVIAGQPLLTLHAQSQGEMAYALTYAAANADMLAIVP encoded by the coding sequence GTGATCGGGGTTTCCAGCGATATTCCGGGCGATGCGCAGCAATTCCATCCGAATATAGGGAGTTCCGAACCGGCGGAACCATCGTTCGCGCGCGCGCGCCGGCTGCGCCTTCACACGCATCATGAGCTGGTCGCGATCATGCGGACCGACAGCCCGGTGTGCCATGCCGAGGGCCTTGCCGCGCACACCCAGGTCTATATCCGCAACGGCAGCCAGCCGATCGCGGCCACGCTCTATCAGGTGGAGGGCGACTTCCTGGCCGGCGACGAGATCGGTCTGTCCGAAGCGGCCTGGGTCGCGCTTGGCGTGGAGGAGGGAACCGTTGTCCAGGTCGGTCATGCGCCGCCCCTCGAATCGATCGCCTGCGTCCGCCAGCGCATCTACGGACACAGGCTGAACGGGGCCGCGCTGACCAGCATCGTCGGTGACGTGGTGGCGGGCCGCTATGCCGATGTGCACCTCGCCGCCTTCCTCACGGCTACCGCCACGCTTCCCTTCGACGAGGACGAGACCTACCATCTCACCAGGGCGATGGTCGAGGCCGGCGACCGTTTGCGCTGGCCGAGCGAGATCGTCGTCGACAAGCATTGCGTTGGCGGTCTGCCGGGCAACCGCACGAGCCCGATCGTCGTCGCCATCGCTGCCGCCTGCGGTCTGACCATGCCCAAGACGTCGTCGCGGGCGATCACGTCCCCGGCGGGAACGGCCGATACCATGGAGACGCTCACCCGGGTCGATCTCGACCTTGGCGCCATGCAGCGCGTGGTGGCGGTCGAGGGCGGCTGCCTCGCCTGGGGCGGCGCGGTCTGCCTCAGTCCCGCCGATGACATCTTCATCGGCGTGGAACGCGCGCTCGACATCGATACGGAGGGGCAGCTCATCGCCTCCGTTCTGTCGAAGAAGATAGCGGCGGGCGCGACCCATGTGGTGCTCGACATTCCGATCGGGCCGACCGCCAAGGTGCGCAGCGTCGCGGCGGCCGAACGGCTGGAAGCCACGCTTGGCGCCGTCGCCGCCCGTTTTGGCCTTGTTATCCGCTGTGTCCAGACCGATGGCACCCAGCCCGTCGGCCGGGCGATCGGGCCCGCCCTGGAGGCGCGCGACGTGCTGGCGGTGCTGACAGGCGATGCCGATGCTCCGCCGGGCCTTCGGGACCGCGCCTGCACGCTCGCCGGCGTGGTGCTCGAACTCGGGAAGGTCGCGGAAGAAGGCCAGGGACGCGCGCGCGCCGAACGCACATTGGCCGACGGCAGCGCCTGGGACAGGTTCCAAAGGATATGCCAGGCCCAGGGCGGCATGCGCACCCCGCCCACGGCCAGGCTCACCCATCCGATCCTGGCGGCGCATAGCGGCCGCGTCACCCATATCGACAATCGCCGGATAGCGCGCCTTGCGAAGCTGGCGGGCGCGCCCGACTCGCCGGCCGCGGGCATGCTTCTTCATGTTCGCCTGGGCGACGACGTTATCGCTGGCCAGCCTTTGCTGACCCTCCACGCCCAGTCGCAGGGTGAAATGGCTTATGCGCTGACCTACGCCGCCGCCAATGCCGACATGCTTGCGATCGTGCCATGA
- a CDS encoding zinc-dependent alcohol dehydrogenase family protein has translation MTEMFAMQLEAVGTPLRLVARQVPTPGRGELLIEVAACGVCRTDLHIVDGEIESRLPIVPGHEIVGIVVAAGEGVADVAIGDRVGVPWLGHSCGHCDYCRTGHENLCDSPAFTGCTRDGGYATHTVADARFCFRIPDAFSNEEAAPLLCAGLIGWRSLRAAGEGTRIGLYGFGAAAHIIAQIALWQGRAVYAFTRAGDDEGQAFARSLGCAWAGSSEDDPPVELDAAILFAPVGDLVPRALRAVHKGGRVICAGIHMSDIPSFPYADLWGERTIASVANLTREDGTSFFEIAQKANVKSVTTVFPLAQANVALERLRSGAVVGAAVLVPSNYAKA, from the coding sequence ATGACCGAGATGTTCGCGATGCAGCTCGAAGCGGTCGGCACGCCGCTGCGGCTCGTTGCGCGACAGGTTCCAACGCCTGGTCGAGGCGAGCTTCTCATCGAGGTCGCTGCTTGCGGCGTCTGCCGAACCGATCTGCATATCGTCGATGGGGAGATCGAATCCCGCCTCCCCATCGTTCCCGGGCACGAAATTGTCGGCATCGTTGTTGCGGCGGGGGAAGGGGTCGCCGATGTCGCGATCGGTGATCGCGTCGGCGTTCCCTGGCTCGGACATAGCTGCGGCCATTGCGACTATTGCCGAACAGGTCATGAAAATCTGTGCGATAGTCCCGCATTCACGGGATGCACCCGGGATGGCGGTTATGCGACCCATACGGTTGCGGACGCTCGCTTCTGCTTCAGGATACCCGACGCCTTTTCCAATGAAGAAGCCGCGCCCTTGCTGTGCGCCGGGCTGATCGGCTGGCGGTCCCTGCGCGCTGCGGGGGAGGGAACGCGGATCGGTCTCTACGGATTTGGCGCCGCCGCGCATATCATCGCCCAGATTGCGCTGTGGCAGGGCCGGGCGGTTTATGCCTTTACCAGGGCGGGAGACGACGAGGGACAGGCTTTTGCGCGATCACTCGGCTGCGCCTGGGCCGGATCATCGGAGGATGACCCGCCCGTGGAACTCGATGCGGCGATCCTCTTTGCCCCCGTCGGTGATCTTGTTCCGCGCGCGCTGCGTGCAGTCCACAAGGGAGGCAGGGTGATCTGCGCAGGGATCCACATGAGCGACATTCCGTCGTTCCCCTATGCTGACCTCTGGGGTGAGCGAACCATTGCATCGGTGGCTAATCTGACCCGCGAAGACGGCACAAGCTTTTTCGAGATCGCGCAGAAAGCCAACGTCAAATCCGTGACGACGGTCTTTCCGCTGGCTCAAGCCAATGTCGCGCTTGAGCGGTTGCGCAGTGGCGCCGTTGTTGGAGCGGCCGTCCTGGTGCCATCGAACTACGCGAAGGCTTGA
- a CDS encoding universal stress protein, which produces MFAAPGARIDILILDAKPTVQGHGSEPGADVAHHLARHGFTSTVVPIQGGDVSDAEALVEAAHRRGAGMLALGAYGHSRLREMILGGVTRDLLTGAPLPLLFAH; this is translated from the coding sequence ATGTTCGCGGCGCCTGGGGCAAGGATCGATATACTCATCCTCGATGCGAAGCCGACGGTCCAGGGCCACGGTTCCGAACCGGGAGCCGATGTCGCCCACCATCTCGCCCGGCATGGCTTTACGTCGACCGTAGTTCCCATCCAGGGCGGTGACGTGTCGGATGCGGAGGCGCTGGTCGAAGCGGCTCACCGGCGTGGCGCCGGGATGCTCGCGCTTGGCGCTTATGGCCACTCTCGCCTGCGCGAGATGATCCTGGGCGGCGTCACGCGCGACCTGCTCACTGGCGCGCCGCTGCCGCTGCTGTTTGCGCATTGA